One Drosophila willistoni isolate 14030-0811.24 chromosome XL unlocalized genomic scaffold, UCI_dwil_1.1 Seg142, whole genome shotgun sequence genomic region harbors:
- the LOC6644566 gene encoding homeobox protein vnd isoform X1 has product MTSSAILERTPTKRPNTTATGEQGSRERERERDRELSSGHSSGLGSAGSLPASPQSAVTVSPATPTTPTTPKRPLRTSTPSSTLESGSEREREREREREREREREREQDRERERERDRDREREIRPIKLISTASTTVPTTTTPCGTLSATEQLRIPTGAAAFSGFPGLHSMSSLMVPSSAAVAAAAAAPFLPWSPILLPPWSHALLPAAFYPAALRNALPGLFDAKVPSSQRSGFHISDILNLDGSELKNAAAAAAAAAHHHHHQSQQQHSTELSSAEATNGHGHGHGHSTVPPTANLSPTTNATSLTAASVESTEHGATPASAAAAAAATASSHGGPEGHHGPATEHHTPILQHQHQQQQQQHQHQQQQQHQQHQHQQQSHHPHPLTHHHQQQAPLTPLTLSHHHAGTDAGHAAHAASAQAAAQLLASHNAAAAAAVAAGQYLPKNFGGSFTDEMSSYHHMAQTMLSHTGRSAWIKENELYGTQQPASPDSTSPVTSEVSYTYIGSNCQTSPALSGDYKSYSRSADSDALSVGDALHTMHGANSGAPTAAHALHNNNNNNTNNNNNNNSLKNDAISHDDSLNEDGIEEDIDDVDDGDGSGAANGSDGIPNKKRKRRVLFTKAQTYELERRFRQQRYLSAPEREHLASLIRLTPTQVKIWFQNHRYKTKRAQNEKGYESHPGLLHGHATHPHHPSALPSPRRVAVPVLVRNGKPCLGGGADPGSKLAQDCVNSATAAMQNAAAHHLVALNGAAAYQHVAAAAAAGLHAHAHAHAHPHAHAQRAAWWP; this is encoded by the exons ATGACCAGCTCAGCGATTTTGGAGCGTACCCCGACTAAGCGGCCAAATACCACGGCCACAGGGGAGCAGGGCAGCAGGGAGCGAGAACGGGAACGGGACCGGGAGCTGAGTAGTGGGCATAGCAGTGGATTGGGTAGTGCTGGCAGTCTACCCGCCTCGCCGCAGAGTGCGGTAACAGTTAGTCCTGCCACGCCTACAACGCCCACAACACCAAAAAGGCCATTACGCACATCAACGCCCTCATCGACACTAGAAAGTGGAAGCGAACGAGAGCGAGAACGTGAAAGGGAACGAGAACGGGAACGGGAACGGGAACGGGAGCAAGATCGTGAACGGGAACGAGAACGTGATCGTGATCGTGAACGGGAAATCCGTCCAATTAAATTGATAAGCACAGCCAGCACAACAGTaccgacaacaacaactcccTGCGGCACATTATCGGCCACAGAGCAATTGCGTATACCGACAGGAGCCGCTGCATTCAGTGGATTTCCCGGATTGCATAGCATGAGCAGTCTAATGGTGCCATCATCGGCTGCCGTTGCGGCAGCTGCAGCCGCCCCCTTCCTGCCCTGGTCACCCATTTTATTGCCGCCATGGAGTCATGCCCTATTGCCGGCCGCCTTTTATCCAGCAGCTTTGCGAAATGCTTTGCCCGG TCTGTTTGATGCCAAGGTCCCATCATCGCAACGCTCGGGTTTTCACATATCGGATATACTCAATTTGGATGGCTCGGAACTGAAAAATGCCGCAGCAGCCGCTGCAGCCGCCgcccatcatcatcaccatcagaGTCAGCAACAACATAGCACCGAACTGAGCTCGGCGGAGGCCACCAATGGCCATGGGCATGGACATGGCCATTCCACAGTGCCCCCCACGGCCAATCTCTCGCCCACGACCAATGCCACAAGCCTGACAGCTGCCAGCGTTGAGAGCACGGAACATGGAGCGACTCCCGCCTCggctgcagctgcagctgctgccacAGCATCCTCACATGGTGGTCCAGAGGGTCATCATGGTCCTGCCACAGAACATCACACTCCAATCCTTcagcatcaacatcagcagcagcagcaacagcatcaacaccagcaacagcagcagcaccagcaacatcagcaCCAACAGCAATCACATCATCCACATCCCCTGacgcatcatcatcaacagcaaGCCCCATTGACTCCCTTAACCCTATCCCATCATCATGCCGGCACCGATGCTGGACATGCTGCCCATGCGGCATCAGCGCAGGCCGCTGCCCAGCTGCTGGCCAGCCATAATGCAGCggccgctgctgctgtggcCGCTGGACAATATTTGCCCAAGAATTTCGGCGGCAGCTTCACCGATGAGATGTCCTCGTATCATCACATGGCACAGACAATGCTATCTCACACGGGACGCAGTGCGTGGATCAAAGAGAATGAGCTATATG GCACACAACAGCCGGCTAGTCCGGATAGCACTTCGCCAGTTACCTCGGAAGTATcctatacatatattggaTCCAATTGCCAAACTTCACCCGCTTTATCGGGCGATTATAAGAGCTACAGTCGTTCAGCCGATAGTGATGCATTATCGGTGGGCGATGCTTTGCATACGATGCATGGCGCCAATTCTGGAGCTCCGACGGCGGCGCATGCCctgcacaacaacaacaacaataataccaataacaataataataataatagcttGAAAAACGATGCCATCAGTCACGACGATAGCCTCAATGAGGATGGCATTGAGGAGGACATCGACGATGTCGACGATGGCGATGGCAGTGGAGCAGCAAATGGAAGCGATGGCATCCCAAATAAAAAACGCAAACGACGTGTCCTCTTCACCAAGGCCCAGACATACGAGTTGGAGCGTCGTTTCCGCCAGCAACGCTATCTGAGTGCCCCAGAGCGTGAGCATTTGGCCAGTCTGATACGCCTAACGCCGACCCAGGTGAAAATCTGGTTCCAAAATCATCGCTACAAGACAAAGCGTGCCCAGAACGAGAAGGGCTACGAAAGTCATCCGGGACTATTGCATGGACATGCCACACATCCGCATCATCCGTCGGCCTTGCCATCGCCGCGACGTGTAGCCGTCCCCGTCCTTGTTCGCAATGGTAAACCCTGCCTGGGCGGCGGTGCTGATCCTGGCAGTAAATTGGCACAGGATTGTGTTAACTCAGCCACAGCGGCCATGCAGAATGCAGCCGCCCATCATCTGGTGGCCCTCAATGGAGCTGCAGCCTATCAACATGTGGCAGCCGCAGCAGCCGCCGGCCTtcatgcccatgcccatgcccacGCCCATCCCCATGCGCATGCCCAAAGAGCAGCCTGGTGGCCCTAA
- the LOC6644566 gene encoding homeobox protein vnd isoform X2, whose translation MSNYNPNCGYFEDCSYYTNNVYQQDYCMPPDYEYNKHVYDLFDAKVPSSQRSGFHISDILNLDGSELKNAAAAAAAAAHHHHHQSQQQHSTELSSAEATNGHGHGHGHSTVPPTANLSPTTNATSLTAASVESTEHGATPASAAAAAAATASSHGGPEGHHGPATEHHTPILQHQHQQQQQQHQHQQQQQHQQHQHQQQSHHPHPLTHHHQQQAPLTPLTLSHHHAGTDAGHAAHAASAQAAAQLLASHNAAAAAAVAAGQYLPKNFGGSFTDEMSSYHHMAQTMLSHTGRSAWIKENELYGTQQPASPDSTSPVTSEVSYTYIGSNCQTSPALSGDYKSYSRSADSDALSVGDALHTMHGANSGAPTAAHALHNNNNNNTNNNNNNNSLKNDAISHDDSLNEDGIEEDIDDVDDGDGSGAANGSDGIPNKKRKRRVLFTKAQTYELERRFRQQRYLSAPEREHLASLIRLTPTQVKIWFQNHRYKTKRAQNEKGYESHPGLLHGHATHPHHPSALPSPRRVAVPVLVRNGKPCLGGGADPGSKLAQDCVNSATAAMQNAAAHHLVALNGAAAYQHVAAAAAAGLHAHAHAHAHPHAHAQRAAWWP comes from the exons atgAGCAATTATAATCCGAATTGTGGTTACTTTGAGGATTGCAGCTATTACACGAATAATGTATACCAACAGGATTATTGCATGCCACCGGATTACGAATACAACAAGCATGTCTATGA TCTGTTTGATGCCAAGGTCCCATCATCGCAACGCTCGGGTTTTCACATATCGGATATACTCAATTTGGATGGCTCGGAACTGAAAAATGCCGCAGCAGCCGCTGCAGCCGCCgcccatcatcatcaccatcagaGTCAGCAACAACATAGCACCGAACTGAGCTCGGCGGAGGCCACCAATGGCCATGGGCATGGACATGGCCATTCCACAGTGCCCCCCACGGCCAATCTCTCGCCCACGACCAATGCCACAAGCCTGACAGCTGCCAGCGTTGAGAGCACGGAACATGGAGCGACTCCCGCCTCggctgcagctgcagctgctgccacAGCATCCTCACATGGTGGTCCAGAGGGTCATCATGGTCCTGCCACAGAACATCACACTCCAATCCTTcagcatcaacatcagcagcagcagcaacagcatcaacaccagcaacagcagcagcaccagcaacatcagcaCCAACAGCAATCACATCATCCACATCCCCTGacgcatcatcatcaacagcaaGCCCCATTGACTCCCTTAACCCTATCCCATCATCATGCCGGCACCGATGCTGGACATGCTGCCCATGCGGCATCAGCGCAGGCCGCTGCCCAGCTGCTGGCCAGCCATAATGCAGCggccgctgctgctgtggcCGCTGGACAATATTTGCCCAAGAATTTCGGCGGCAGCTTCACCGATGAGATGTCCTCGTATCATCACATGGCACAGACAATGCTATCTCACACGGGACGCAGTGCGTGGATCAAAGAGAATGAGCTATATG GCACACAACAGCCGGCTAGTCCGGATAGCACTTCGCCAGTTACCTCGGAAGTATcctatacatatattggaTCCAATTGCCAAACTTCACCCGCTTTATCGGGCGATTATAAGAGCTACAGTCGTTCAGCCGATAGTGATGCATTATCGGTGGGCGATGCTTTGCATACGATGCATGGCGCCAATTCTGGAGCTCCGACGGCGGCGCATGCCctgcacaacaacaacaacaataataccaataacaataataataataatagcttGAAAAACGATGCCATCAGTCACGACGATAGCCTCAATGAGGATGGCATTGAGGAGGACATCGACGATGTCGACGATGGCGATGGCAGTGGAGCAGCAAATGGAAGCGATGGCATCCCAAATAAAAAACGCAAACGACGTGTCCTCTTCACCAAGGCCCAGACATACGAGTTGGAGCGTCGTTTCCGCCAGCAACGCTATCTGAGTGCCCCAGAGCGTGAGCATTTGGCCAGTCTGATACGCCTAACGCCGACCCAGGTGAAAATCTGGTTCCAAAATCATCGCTACAAGACAAAGCGTGCCCAGAACGAGAAGGGCTACGAAAGTCATCCGGGACTATTGCATGGACATGCCACACATCCGCATCATCCGTCGGCCTTGCCATCGCCGCGACGTGTAGCCGTCCCCGTCCTTGTTCGCAATGGTAAACCCTGCCTGGGCGGCGGTGCTGATCCTGGCAGTAAATTGGCACAGGATTGTGTTAACTCAGCCACAGCGGCCATGCAGAATGCAGCCGCCCATCATCTGGTGGCCCTCAATGGAGCTGCAGCCTATCAACATGTGGCAGCCGCAGCAGCCGCCGGCCTtcatgcccatgcccatgcccacGCCCATCCCCATGCGCATGCCCAAAGAGCAGCCTGGTGGCCCTAA